The Bacillus carboniphilus genome contains a region encoding:
- a CDS encoding alpha/beta hydrolase family protein — protein MSTMIHKERFPSPHPNINLYTVTYQSSGLQVKGLLAEPKGIEPLDGFLYLRGGIKNVGKVRPGRIIQFASEGFIVFAPFYRGNQGGEGNEDFGGEDRNDAIFAFDLLAEHPRVKSDAIHVFGFSRGGVMALWTAIERPVSSLVTWGGVSDMSLTYVEREDLRRMMKRVIGGTPVKVPERYRERTPLYYLETMSSPVLIIHGEQDLNVSVEHAYRLEKRLKELKKPVKSWYFPELTHYFPPSINRKTVLELTSWMKMQNHSNTYVGG, from the coding sequence ATGTCAACCATGATTCATAAGGAACGATTCCCCTCCCCCCATCCGAACATCAATCTGTACACGGTGACCTATCAATCAAGCGGGTTACAGGTAAAAGGGTTACTAGCGGAGCCAAAGGGTATTGAGCCTTTGGACGGCTTTCTGTATCTTAGAGGGGGCATTAAAAATGTTGGAAAGGTGAGACCCGGGCGTATCATTCAATTTGCTTCTGAGGGCTTTATTGTTTTTGCTCCTTTTTATCGTGGAAATCAAGGAGGAGAAGGAAATGAGGACTTTGGTGGCGAAGACCGTAATGACGCCATTTTTGCATTTGACCTACTAGCTGAGCACCCTAGAGTCAAATCGGACGCTATTCATGTCTTCGGTTTTTCTAGAGGTGGGGTCATGGCTCTTTGGACAGCAATAGAAAGACCTGTTAGCTCTCTAGTGACATGGGGAGGGGTAAGCGATATGTCTTTAACATATGTTGAAAGAGAAGATCTGAGACGAATGATGAAAAGGGTTATAGGTGGAACGCCAGTTAAAGTTCCAGAGCGTTATCGAGAAAGAACTCCCTTATATTATTTAGAGACCATGAGTTCTCCTGTTCTCATTATTCATGGAGAGCAAGACCTGAATGTTTCGGTTGAACACGCTTATCGTCTTGAAAAAAGACTGAAAGAGTTGAAAAAGCCTGTTAAATCGTGGTATTTTCCTGAGTTAACACATTACTTTCCACCCAGCATTAACAGAAAAACTGTTTTAGAATTAACAAGCTGGATGAAAATGCAAAACCATTCAAATACATATGTAGGAGGTTGA
- a CDS encoding DUF2584 domain-containing protein has protein sequence MGMPLELQTMLVTKGKEERVEENTFLLEKEGYRLYPLDVPIEVRKLKESDPSGTAIIDSLKWEKEKTVITYRLVSLYSIN, from the coding sequence ATGGGTATGCCTTTAGAACTTCAAACGATGCTTGTGACGAAGGGGAAAGAAGAAAGAGTAGAAGAGAACACTTTCTTGCTAGAAAAAGAAGGTTATCGACTATATCCATTAGATGTCCCTATTGAGGTTAGGAAATTGAAAGAGTCAGATCCGAGTGGGACTGCTATTATTGATTCATTAAAATGGGAGAAGGAAAAGACGGTGATTACGTACCGTTTGGTTTCGTTGTATTCGATCAATTAG
- the pckA gene encoding phosphoenolpyruvate carboxykinase (ATP) produces the protein MGSSLLTTNLSSIERGGNLKIQLGTAKLVEKIIERNEGIITSTGAVRAETGLYTGRSPEDKYIVKDSVTENDVDWGKINQPFPKENFSKLYDKVLQYLKDKNEVFVFKGFAGADPKYRLPIQVINEFAWHNLFAQQLFIRPTAEELEQHHAEFTVISAPGFKANPTEDGTRSETFIIISFEEKVVLIGGTEYAGEMKKSIFSVMNYLLPKNNVFPMHCSANIGEEGDVALFFGLSGTGKTTLSADPNRRLIGDDEHGWSANGVFNIEGGCYAKCINLSQEKEPQIFDAIRFGSVLENVMVDPDTRIADYDDGTLTENTRAAYPLENMTNIATPSVAGHPNTIVFLTADAFGVLPPISKLTKEQAMYHFLSGYTSKLAGTERGITSPQATFSTCFGAPFLPLPAQHYAKMLGENIDQHQVQVYLVNTGWTGGEYGVGSRMKLSYTRAMVQAALNGEIANTETVKDPIFGLNIPIYVPGVPDHVLQPHRTWEHKEAYEEKALELAKKFKENFAKFNGVTEEIEKLGGPLRTN, from the coding sequence ATGGGTTCTAGCCTTCTTACAACTAACCTATCTTCAATCGAACGTGGAGGAAATCTAAAGATTCAATTAGGTACTGCTAAATTAGTAGAAAAGATTATTGAAAGAAACGAAGGAATTATCACATCTACTGGAGCTGTTCGCGCTGAAACTGGTTTATACACAGGTCGTTCTCCTGAAGATAAATACATTGTCAAAGACTCAGTTACAGAAAATGATGTAGATTGGGGAAAAATTAATCAACCTTTCCCTAAAGAAAACTTTAGTAAACTATATGATAAAGTTCTTCAATACTTAAAAGATAAAAATGAGGTATTCGTATTCAAAGGGTTTGCCGGAGCTGACCCAAAATATCGCTTACCTATTCAAGTCATTAACGAATTTGCTTGGCACAATCTGTTTGCTCAGCAATTATTCATTAGACCTACTGCTGAGGAATTAGAACAACATCATGCAGAGTTTACCGTCATTTCAGCACCAGGATTTAAAGCTAATCCTACTGAAGATGGAACACGTTCTGAAACATTTATTATTATTTCTTTTGAGGAAAAAGTCGTCTTAATTGGTGGAACTGAATACGCTGGTGAAATGAAGAAATCCATTTTCTCAGTTATGAATTACCTTTTGCCAAAAAATAATGTTTTCCCAATGCATTGTTCTGCGAATATAGGTGAAGAAGGCGATGTTGCCTTGTTCTTTGGTTTATCTGGAACAGGAAAAACTACACTTTCTGCAGATCCAAATCGCCGCTTAATTGGTGATGATGAGCATGGGTGGTCTGCTAATGGTGTGTTTAATATAGAAGGTGGATGTTACGCAAAATGTATCAACCTTTCCCAAGAAAAGGAACCACAAATTTTCGATGCCATTCGTTTTGGTTCTGTACTCGAAAACGTAATGGTAGATCCTGATACAAGAATAGCAGACTATGATGATGGAACTCTGACTGAGAATACTCGTGCTGCTTATCCACTTGAAAATATGACGAATATTGCTACTCCTTCTGTTGCTGGACATCCTAACACAATCGTCTTTTTAACAGCGGATGCATTCGGGGTTCTTCCTCCAATTTCGAAACTTACAAAAGAACAGGCTATGTATCATTTCCTTAGTGGATATACAAGTAAACTTGCTGGGACTGAGAGAGGCATTACATCGCCACAAGCAACGTTCTCTACATGCTTTGGTGCTCCATTCTTGCCGTTACCTGCTCAACACTATGCTAAGATGCTTGGAGAAAATATTGATCAACACCAGGTTCAAGTATACTTGGTTAACACAGGTTGGACCGGCGGAGAATATGGTGTTGGAAGCCGTATGAAGCTGTCCTATACTCGTGCAATGGTGCAAGCAGCACTAAATGGTGAAATTGCGAATACTGAAACGGTTAAAGATCCAATCTTTGGTTTGAATATTCCAATTTATGTTCCAGGTGTTCCTGATCATGTACTTCAACCACATAGAACATGGGAACATAAAGAAGCATACGAGGAAAAAGCACTAGAATTAGCGAAAAAGTTTAAAGAAAACTTTGCAAAGTTCAATGGTGTTACAGAGGAAATCGAAAAACTAGGTGGACCTTTACGTACAAACTAA
- a CDS encoding DUF393 domain-containing protein, whose product MSIEKFALYDAQCLLCQKSKSAIQKIDTLNRFTWVSLQEYEKREDAIPFKPVELRRELHLVIQKGEKVKVLKGFLAIRYMFLFMPLTFFLGVLAYFPGVTLIGNPLYKWVAKRRHNLLKHKCDSDQCSL is encoded by the coding sequence ATGAGTATTGAAAAATTTGCTTTATACGACGCACAGTGTTTGCTTTGTCAGAAGAGTAAGTCTGCCATTCAGAAAATAGATACTCTTAATAGGTTTACATGGGTATCTTTACAGGAATATGAAAAGAGAGAGGATGCTATTCCGTTTAAACCGGTTGAGTTAAGGAGAGAGCTACACCTGGTTATACAAAAAGGAGAAAAGGTAAAAGTCCTAAAAGGATTTTTAGCGATTCGCTACATGTTTCTGTTCATGCCCTTAACTTTTTTCTTAGGAGTGCTCGCCTATTTTCCGGGTGTTACCTTAATAGGAAACCCGTTATATAAATGGGTGGCAAAAAGGCGCCATAATCTGCTAAAGCACAAATGTGATTCAGATCAATGCTCCTTATAA
- the metK gene encoding methionine adenosyltransferase, giving the protein MSTKKRLFTSESVTEGHPDKICDQISDSILDAILEKDANARVACETSVTTGLVLVAGEITTSTYVDIPKIVRETIANIGYTRAKYGFDSETCAVLTSIDEQSADIAMGVDQALEAREGQMSEEEIEAIGAGDQGLMFGFACNETKELMPLPISLAHKLSRRLTEVRKDDILPYLRPDGKTQVTVEYDENDKPVRIDTIVISTQHHPEISLEQIQRNLKEHVINPVVPKELIDEQTKYFINPTGRFVIGGPQGDAGLTGRKIIVDTYGGYARHGGGAFSGKDPTKVDRSAAYAARYVAKNIVAAGLADKCEVQLAYAIGVAQPVSISIDTFGTGTVNEDVLVDLVRENFDLRPAGIIRMLDLRRPIYKQTAAYGHFGRNDLDLPWERTDKAEALKEQAAKA; this is encoded by the coding sequence ATGTCTACAAAAAAGCGTTTATTTACGTCTGAGTCTGTAACTGAAGGGCACCCAGACAAAATTTGTGACCAAATTTCCGATTCCATCCTAGATGCCATTCTAGAAAAGGATGCCAATGCTCGTGTTGCTTGTGAAACATCTGTTACAACTGGTCTTGTACTAGTGGCAGGGGAAATTACAACTTCTACTTATGTGGATATCCCAAAAATTGTTCGTGAAACCATTGCTAATATCGGTTATACACGAGCAAAGTACGGATTTGATTCAGAAACTTGTGCGGTATTAACATCCATTGATGAACAGTCCGCTGATATCGCAATGGGAGTTGACCAAGCTCTTGAAGCGCGTGAAGGACAAATGAGTGAGGAAGAAATCGAAGCAATCGGAGCAGGTGACCAAGGATTGATGTTTGGTTTTGCTTGTAACGAAACAAAAGAGCTTATGCCACTTCCGATTTCTTTAGCTCACAAATTGTCTCGCCGTCTAACAGAAGTACGTAAAGACGATATTTTGCCATATTTACGTCCGGATGGAAAAACACAAGTAACGGTTGAATATGATGAAAATGACAAGCCAGTTCGTATCGATACAATTGTCATTTCAACTCAACATCACCCTGAGATTTCATTAGAGCAAATTCAACGTAACTTGAAAGAACACGTAATCAATCCTGTCGTACCTAAAGAGTTAATCGATGAACAAACGAAATACTTCATCAATCCAACTGGCCGCTTTGTAATCGGTGGACCACAAGGGGATGCTGGTTTAACAGGTAGAAAAATTATCGTAGATACCTACGGTGGTTATGCAAGACATGGTGGAGGAGCTTTCTCTGGGAAAGATCCTACAAAAGTTGACCGTTCTGCTGCATATGCGGCACGTTATGTTGCTAAAAACATCGTGGCAGCTGGTTTAGCAGATAAGTGTGAAGTTCAATTGGCTTATGCAATTGGTGTAGCACAGCCAGTATCCATTTCCATTGACACATTCGGAACGGGTACAGTTAATGAGGATGTACTTGTTGATTTAGTACGCGAAAACTTTGACCTTCGTCCAGCAGGAATCATCCGTATGCTAGACCTACGTCGTCCAATTTATAAGCAAACAGCTGCATATGGTCACTTCGGAAGAAATGACTTAGATTTACCTTGGGAAAGAACAGATAAAGCAGAAGCTCTTAAAGAACAAGCTGCTAAAGCATAA
- the asnB gene encoding asparagine synthase (glutamine-hydrolyzing), which translates to MCGFIGCVHEHTQTNNHRDEQLKQMNDLIFHRGPDDEGFFSNEHVQLGFRRLSIIDIEAGHQPLSYENERYWIIFNGEIYNYLELREKCIEEGLSFSTHSDTEVIIALYSKYKEKAVEKLRGMFAFVIWDKEEKSLFGARDPFGIKPFFYKQDNDKLYFGSEKKSILLATNDNKNISHEAFQQYLTYQYVPEPYSLTDGIYKLEPGHYFTKALGKPMNIKQYWKASFAPIHKDEAEWVKEIRDVLFDSVEKHMRSDVPVGSFLSGGIDSTIIASIAKEFHPSIKTFSVGFDHNGFSEIDVAKESAEKLGLENISYVISPEEYMEELPKIMWHLDDPLADPACVPLYFVAREARKHVTVVLSGEGADELFGGYNIYREPQSLQIFDKIPQALKSILLQLSRILPEGVKGKSFIERGCTPLEERFIGNAKMFTEKEKQHLMAQYNDKLHYTDITKQLYKESMGYGPVEQMQYIDIHTWMRGDILLKADKMTMAHSLELRVPFLDKEVFKVASNIPSAVKTSNGTTKYILRKAAETIIPAHVLNRKKLGFPVPIRHWLKNEMHDWAVQIIHESHTEQFIKKDYVLNLLEEHCQGKADHSRKIWTVLVFMIWYKVYVEKEYDFEKTGQPEREFVTATH; encoded by the coding sequence ATGTGTGGATTTATTGGATGTGTTCATGAACACACTCAAACAAACAACCATAGAGATGAACAACTTAAACAAATGAACGACCTCATTTTTCATCGTGGACCAGATGATGAAGGATTCTTTTCAAATGAACATGTCCAGCTTGGATTTAGACGATTAAGTATTATTGACATAGAAGCAGGACACCAGCCATTATCTTATGAAAATGAAAGATACTGGATTATCTTTAATGGTGAAATCTATAACTATTTAGAACTAAGAGAGAAATGTATAGAAGAAGGACTATCGTTTAGTACACATTCTGATACAGAGGTCATTATAGCTCTTTATAGTAAATATAAAGAAAAAGCTGTTGAAAAATTACGTGGGATGTTTGCTTTTGTTATTTGGGATAAAGAAGAGAAAAGCCTATTTGGAGCTCGTGATCCATTTGGGATTAAACCATTCTTTTATAAGCAAGATAACGATAAGCTTTACTTTGGATCTGAGAAGAAGAGTATATTATTAGCTACAAATGATAATAAAAATATCTCTCACGAAGCTTTTCAACAATATTTAACTTACCAATACGTTCCAGAGCCATATTCATTAACAGATGGGATTTATAAGCTTGAACCAGGTCATTATTTTACAAAAGCACTCGGTAAACCGATGAATATAAAGCAGTATTGGAAGGCTTCCTTTGCTCCTATTCATAAGGATGAAGCTGAATGGGTGAAGGAAATTAGAGATGTTCTATTTGATTCGGTTGAGAAACATATGCGAAGCGATGTACCTGTTGGCTCATTCTTATCCGGGGGAATTGACTCTACGATTATTGCATCGATTGCAAAAGAGTTCCACCCAAGCATAAAAACATTCTCAGTTGGTTTTGATCACAATGGTTTTAGTGAAATTGATGTAGCGAAAGAAAGTGCAGAAAAATTAGGATTAGAAAATATAAGCTACGTGATTTCTCCTGAAGAATACATGGAGGAATTACCTAAAATTATGTGGCATTTAGATGACCCATTAGCAGACCCAGCTTGTGTGCCTTTATACTTTGTAGCAAGAGAAGCTAGAAAGCATGTAACCGTTGTTTTATCTGGTGAAGGAGCTGATGAGTTGTTCGGTGGCTATAACATCTATCGTGAGCCACAGTCTCTTCAAATCTTTGATAAAATACCACAGGCACTAAAGAGTATTTTATTACAGCTTTCTAGAATTCTTCCTGAAGGTGTTAAAGGTAAGAGCTTTATAGAACGAGGCTGTACACCTTTAGAAGAAAGATTTATTGGGAATGCCAAAATGTTTACAGAAAAAGAAAAGCAGCACCTAATGGCTCAGTATAACGATAAACTACATTATACAGATATAACAAAGCAATTATATAAAGAGTCCATGGGATATGGACCAGTTGAGCAAATGCAATATATTGATATTCATACGTGGATGAGAGGGGATATCTTATTAAAAGCAGATAAGATGACGATGGCTCATTCCTTAGAGCTGAGAGTACCGTTCTTAGATAAAGAAGTATTTAAGGTTGCTTCAAACATCCCAAGTGCTGTTAAAACATCCAATGGTACAACTAAATATATTTTACGTAAAGCGGCAGAAACCATTATTCCAGCTCATGTTCTAAATCGTAAAAAGTTAGGGTTCCCTGTGCCAATTCGTCACTGGCTGAAAAATGAAATGCATGATTGGGCTGTTCAAATTATTCATGAAAGTCATACAGAACAATTCATTAAAAAAGACTATGTGCTTAACCTGTTAGAAGAGCATTGCCAAGGAAAAGCGGACCATAGCCGTAAGATTTGGACTGTGTTAGTATTCATGATTTGGTATAAGGTTTACGTTGAAAAAGAATATGATTTCGAAAAAACAGGGCAGCCAGAAAGAGAGTTCGTAACAGCAACCCATTAA